The Cellulosilyticum sp. I15G10I2 nucleotide sequence GTGAAAATTCAGCAATAGATGATACAGTTATTCATTTTATTAATAGGGACTTTTTTGACTTTAAACATGAGTATTTATTTGATGAAATATTTACGAATATGCCTGCTAGAGGTGGCAGAAAAACAGAAGAAGAAATAGAACTCCTATACATCAAATTTTTTGAGAAAGCGTTGGAAGTATTACAAGATGAAGCAATTATTGTTATGTATACAAGAGACAAAGAGCTTGTTAGAAAGCATATAAGGTATAGCACACAGTATACTATGCTGAAGGAGTATGAGATCTCTAAAAAAGAGGATGCCCATGTTTGTATTTTGCAGGCAAGAAAATTATAGTTAATACCTATAAAAAAATGGATAATATTACTTTATACTATTGATAAATCAATAAGGACATGCTATAGTAAAAAAAGTTATAATGTTTTCTAAAAGGGAGTAGCTGTGTTTTAGACATAAATAGGGTCAACATGATGGAGCAATCCTGGTCCTATTTGCTTTAAAATTAATTTTAAAGGAGCGAGACTTTTAGATTAGTGTGCTTAGGGTATACTAATTTAAGAGTTTGCTCTTTTTTTTATTTAAATGATAATGGAGGATGGGCTATGTTACAGGAATTTATCAGGGCGATGTTTTTGATTTTTATGGCAGAAATGGGGGATAAGACACAGATACTGGCTATAGCATTTGCAACAAAATACAAAGTTAAAAAAGTTCTTATGGGTATATTTATCGGATCACTTTTAAACCATGGATTAGCAGTTATATTAGGAGCGTATCTTTCAACGCTTATTCCAATTCAAACCATACAAATAATCGCAGGATTTTCTTTTGTAGTCTTTGCTTTATGGTCTTTAAAATTAGAAGAAGACGCGGAAAAAGAAAAAAAGAAAGAAAATTTTGGAGCAGTTATTACAGTTGCTATTGCTTTTTTTATTGGGGAACTTGGCGATAAAACACAACTTACAACGATTATGCTGGCAGCAGATGCGCGTTTTCCTTTTATTATTCTAATGGGAACTGTTTCGGGAATGGTGATTACCGGGGGACTAGGGATTATTGTAGGAAGTAAGCTTGGAGATAAAATTCCTGAACTTGCCATTAAACTAGTATCAGCTTCGATATTTATGTTTTTTGGGGTAACAAAATTATATGCAGCATTACCAACTGCCTATATTAATCAGGTAAGTCTTACTATTTTTGCCCTATTATTAAGTGGGACTACAGCTTGGATGCTAGTACCTTTATTTAAAATACACAAACAAGGTAAACTATCTGCTTTTAAGCAAACAGCAAAGGAACTTTATGCCTTTTATCACCAAATGAATCAGCAAATGAATCATATCTGTTTGGGTGAAAGTAAGTGCGGTGCCTGTCAAAAAAATAATTGTATTATTGGCTATACCAAAACGCTTATTAAAAAAGGAAATGATGGGGAGGAAACTACTCAGCTTTATCATTTAATAGACCTTCAAAAAAGTCTAAGCAAAAATTATGATCGGGATAAGATTATAGAGGGATTAGGCATAACTTTAAAATTTATAAAATATTATCAGGGTTCTGAGGATGAGTTAGATGCTGTCAATCAGATAAGACAAAATCTTGAGATGCTTTTATTTAATAAGCACATCGATGAAGTAAAAAACTTAGCAAAATACATTAAGTATATAGAACAGATAGATTCAAAAGCCGCAGATCAATTAATTGCAAATATGTAGGTTATTTAAAATAAAAGTAGTCAGCGACTGAAATAAAATTCTTTGGTTTTGAGACATAATAACTTAGTCTTGAACTGAAGAATTTTTTTGTTAGAGAAAAATAACTAAATAGAGATATGAAAAAGATATAACCTATTAAAATTTCCCTATTTTATAGGATTTGCAATTGTGTCACTTATAGAAATTGCCATAACTCTTTTTCTTTATCTTTACGATAGAGGAGATTACGTCATATACTTTAAGTACAACAGTTGTTCAACAAAGAGAGGTTGTTGAAAATGAAGTTAACTTCACGCATTAAAAAAATGATACATCTTTTATTAGAAGAAACCAATTATATAACGGTTCAGCTTATAGCTGAAAATACTAATATAAGTTCAAGAACTGTGATTCGTGAGCTTATATTAGTAGAGAATTGGCTAAACGAAAAAGGTATATTGTTAGAGAAGAAAAAAGGTACAGGAATAAGAATACAACTAGGTGTTGCTGAAAGAGAAAAACTAAAAGAATCTCTTATGGAAGAAAAAGCTGATCTTATTTATGAACCTGAGCAAAGACTTGTAATGTTAAAAGCAGAACTGCTCAAGAAGTTTGAACTCACAAAGCTTTATACTTTAACGAGACTATTTGGTGTGACAGAAGGAACTATTAGTGCTGATTTAGACAAGTTAGAGACGTGGCTTGAAAAGTACAATCTTACACTGACTAGAAAACCTGGACTTGGTATTTACATTGAGGGCAGCGAAATGTCTGTTAGAAGTGCTATAATTTCTCTTATTTATGAGCAGTTTCATGAGGCAGATCTTATTAATCTTATTATTAATAAAGAAAAGAGTCATGCTCCTATGAGTATGATTCAAAATAAGATTAATCAAGTTATACTGGAATTTATAGATATGAGCAATATAGAACTCGGCAAAAAGTTACTAGCTTATATTGAAGAACATATGGGATATCAAATTGCAGATAATTCTTTTGTAGCCTTAATTATTAGATTTAGTGTGACGGTAAAAAGATGTGAACAAGGCATATTTATTTCAAACAACCAGGAGTATCAGGAACCTGCTAAAAGCGAAAAGATTTTTTCACTAGTTAATAAATGGTTTCATATGCAAGAGTCACTCCCTTTTAATGAACTGCCACAAGAAGAAATTTATTATCTTGCTATTCATATAAAAGGGGCTAAGCTTCGGGAAACACTTTCTTATAATAAGATTTCTATGACCGAAGACTATAAGACCATTAAACTAGCTAAAGAAATCATCTATATTGCAGAAAAAGAAACAGGGATTTATCTAGAAGATAATGAAAAGCTATTAATAGGCCTTGTAAGACATTTAAGACCAGCTATTTATAGAATGAAGATGCATTTAGATATTATGAATCCATTACTTGAAGATATTAAGCAGATGTATCCTAAACTTTTTGAAACAACACGAAAATGTGCTCAGGTTATTGAAGTGAAAGAGCATGTAAATGTTCCAGAGGACGAAATAGCATACTTAGCAACCCATATTGGAGCAGCCATAAAGAGTGAAAAGCGTAATGTACGCAAAATATACCGCGCAGTAGTGGCCTGTACTAACGGTATTGGTGCATCACAGCTATTAGTAACAGAAATTGAAAAGGAATTTCCTAGTATAGAAATAGTAGAGGTTATTTCAACCATTGATATGCGAGCTTTAAGCTTGGCAGAAGATGATGTTGATTTAATCATTTCAACAGTACCTATTGCTAACTGCGACTTACCTATTGTTATAGTAAATACTATTTTAGGAAGCCAAGATAAAAAAAGAATAAAAGAAGTTCTGGAGAATGTCTTGCCAGAAGATATTCCAGATAAAAAAATTAAAACGATATACTTTAGAGAAAAGTTAAAAACTCTAAAACTATATAGTGACTTAATGCTGCAGGTTATGGACAACTTTTCTTTCGTTGAGAGAGTATCGTTAGAAGATGTTAATGAACTTATTCAGTTTGTAAGCACACAAGTTACTACAACTAGTGCTAATCGTATTGAACTTGAAAATGCATTTATAGATAGAGAAGAAAAAGGTTCAACGATTTTGGGTAAAAAAGGTATGATGCTTTTGCACTGTAGGTCAAGAGCTGTTAATGAGCTTTACGTAATGGTTGTTAGATTAAAAGGCACAATACTCATTAATAATACAAGAAGTGAATTATCTGAAATTAATACGATTATTGTAATGATCGCACCCTTAGAAATTACCAGTCATGCCTTAGAAATCCTAAGTGAGATTACTAGAAAAACTATTACAAGTGATTTTGCAATAACTTTAAAACAAGGAACTAAGGAAGATGTTTATATGGGGATAAGTACTATTTTAGACAACTTTATACAAAACAGGGTGATGATCACAAAGTAACTGTTACTTAGTAGCAAGTTAAAAAATTCTAAGGAAGTAGCAATTATTAATAATTAATTATCAGGAGGGGTATATATGGAAAAAGCGAAGTTTCACGGCGGGGTTCAGAAGTTTGGAAGATTTTTAAGCGGAATGGTTATGCCAAACATTGGTGCGTTTATTGCATGGGGACTTATTACAGCACTTTTTATACCAACAGGATGGACACCAAATGAAAACTTATCTACACTAGTTGGCCCAATGATTACTTATTTACTGCCACTGCTTATTGGATATACAGGCGGCAAAATGGTAGCAGGTGCCAGAGGCGGCGTACTTGGAGCAATAGCAACAATGGGTGTTGTTGTTGGAGCAAGTATTCCAATGTTTATCGGGGCTATGATTATGGGACCGATAGGCGGATATGTGATTAAGAAATTTGATGAACTTGTAGATGGCAAAGTACCATCAGGTTTTGAAATGCTTGTGAATAACTTCTCAGCAGGGATCATCGGTACGCTTTTAGCACTGGCAGCATATCTTGGAATCGGACCAGTTGTAGAAGCATTAAGCACAGGTCTAGGATCAGGTGTACAGGCGATTGTTAATATAGGATTATTACCAGTGGCATCTATCTTTATTGAACCAGCTAAAATTTTATTTTTAAACAATGCCATTAACCATGGGGTGCTTGGACCACTAGGTATCGAACAAATTGATTCACTTGGAAAAAGTATCTTCTTCTTATTAGAAACAAATCCAGGCCCAGGTCTTGGAATCTTACTGGCTTACTGGGTATTTTCAAAGGGTTCTATCAAACAATCAGCACCAGGAGCAATTATTATCCATTTTTTAGGCGGTATTCATGAAATTTATTTCCCATATGTACTTATGCAGCCAAAGCTTCTTTTAGCAGCTATAGCAGGGGGAGCAAGTGGTGTTCTTACATTTGTAGTAACAGGCGCAGGGCTTGTAGCAACACCATCACCAGGAAGTATTTTTGCATTAATGGCAATGGCACCAAAAGGCGGCTTGTTCCAAGTGCTTGCAGGGGTAGTTGTATCAACAGTTGTAACTTTCTTAGTAGCATCTGTACTTATTAAAAAAACAGAGGAAGATGAAGAAGGGTTTGAAGCAGCGAAAGGAAAAATGGTCGATCTTAAAGGTAAGAAGTCAAGTGTTGTGCAAACAAAATCAAGTGTTGTAGCAACTAAGTCAGACGTTCAAAAAATTGTTGTAGCATGTGATGCAGGTATGGGATCAAGTGCTATGGGTGCAAGTAAATTAAAAAGCAAAGTAAAAAAAGCAGGACTTAATATTGAAGTTATTAATACTGCAATTGAAGCAATACCCAAAGATACAGATATTGTAATCACCCATGAAAAACTAACAGACAGAGCAAAATCATCAGCACCAAATGCACAGCATATTTCAATTAAAGATTTTATTAATACCCCAGTATATGACGAGTTAGTTGAAAAGTTGAAAAAGTAGTTAATTGATTTTTTATTAAATTTTTAGAAGATTAATAAAAATGTGTAAGGTGGTTATCATAACAATTATATGAGTTAGGTCGTTATGGTAACTGCCTTAAACTATCAAAAGATAACAAATAAATATAAAACATAAAACTATAATAATTATTAGGAGGGGCCTTTATGGAAAATACAAAGCTACACGGCGGGGTTCAAAAGTTTGGAAGATTTTTAAGCGGAATGGTTATGCCAAACATTGGCGCGTTTATTGCATGGGGACTTATTACAGCACTTTTTATACCAACAGGATGGACACCAAATGAAAACTTATCTACACTAGTTGGTCCAATGATCACTTATTTATTGCCACTGCTCATCGGATATACAGGCGGCAAAATGGTATCAGGTGCCAGAGGCGGCGTACTTGGAGCAATAGCAACAATGGGTGTTGTTGTTGGAGCAAGTATTCCAATGTTTATCGGGGCTATGATTATGGGACCGATAGGTGGATATGTGATTAAGAAATTTGATGAACTTGTAGATGGCAAAGTACCATCAGGTTTTGAAATGCTTGTGAATAACTTCTCAGCAGGGATCATCGGTACGCTTTTAGCACTGGCAGCATATCTTGGAATCGGACCAGTTGTAGAAGCATTAAGCACAGGTCTAGGATCAGGTGTACAGGCGATTGTTAATATAGGATTATTACCAGTGGCATCTATCTTTATTGAACCAGCTAAAATTTTATTTTTAAACAATGCTATTAATCATGGGGTGCTTGGACCATTAGGGATAGAGCAAGTAGGAACACTTGGAAAAAGTATCTTCTTCTTATTAGAAACAAATCCAGGTCCAGGTCTTGGAATCTTGCTGGCTTACTGGGTATTTTCAAAGGGTTCTATCAAACAATCAGCACCAGGAGCAATTATTATTCATTTCTTAGGCGGTATTCATGAAATTTATTTCCCATATGTACTTATGCAGCCAAAGCTTCTTTTAGCAGCTATAGCAGGGGGAGCAAGCGGTGTTCTTACATTTGTAGTAACAGGCGCAGGGCTTGTAGCAACACCATCACCAGGAAGTATTTTTGCATTAATGGCAATGGCACCAAAAGGTGGACTGTTCCAAGTGCTTGCAGGTGTAGTTGTATCAACAGTTGTAACTTTCTTAGTAGCATCTGTACTTATTAAAAAAACAGATGAAGATGAAGAAGGGTTTGAAGCAGCGAAAGGAAAAATGGTCGATCTTAAAGGTAAGAAATCAAGCGTTGTACAAACAAAATCAAATGATGTAGAAATAAGATCAGATGTTAATAAAATCGTTGTAGCATGTGATGCAGGTATGGGATCAAGTGCTATGGGTGCAAGTAAATTAAAAAGCAAAGTAAAAAAAGCAGGACTTAATATTGAAGTTATTAATACTGCAATTGAAGCAATACCTAAAGATACAGATATTGTAATCACACATGAAAAGCTTACAGATAGAGCAAAATCATCAGCTCCTAATGCACAGCACATTTCTATAGATGATTTTATTAATACTAATGTCTATGATGAACTTGTGAAAAGATTAGCAGCTACTGGGAAAACAGGCTATACACCTGAGACTGAAGTACAGGGAGAACAAAATACAGCGCTTAGTAAAAAAAATATTAAGTTAGGACTTAAAAGTGTAAGCAAAACAGAAGCTATTAAAATGGCGGGACAGTTACTTGTAGATGGTGGTTATGTAGATCCTGAATATATTGATGCGATGTTACAAAGAGAAGAAGATTTAACAACTTATATAGGAAATGGTACAGCTATTCCTCATGGCGTAAGCGATGCTAAAGAAAGAATTCATAAAACAGGTATTAGTATTTTACAGTTTCCAGACGGTATTGATTTTGGAGAAGGCATTGCTTATTTGGTAATAGGGATTGCAGGAATAGGCAATGAGCATCTTATGATTTTAGCTAATTTAGCAGAAATGTTAGAAGAGGAATCTAAAGTAGAAGAATTAAGAAAAACAACAGATGTAGATTATATGTATAAACAATTTACAAGACAATAATCAGTGTTTAATAGATTAAAATAGAAGTAATTTAAGGAAGGAAAAAGCCATGATTTATACAGTAACACTTAATCCAGCTGTGGATAAAACGATTATACTAAGCAACTTATTAGTAGATCAGGTTAATCGCGCAGAAACAGTTAGGGAAGATGCCGGGGGAAAAGGGATTAATGTCTCTAAGATGATCAAAAACCTAAAAGGTGAAAGCTTAGCACTGGGAATTTGTGCCGGAAAAACGGGTGTATTTATACAAGATCAGTTGGATAAAATAGGTATTAAGCATCATTTTATTCAAGCCGAAGGACAAACAAGAACGAATATAAAAATTGTTGATAAACGGCATCAGACCTATACGGATATTAATGAGACCGGTGCGCCTGTTTCAGATGAAGTTTTAAAACAGTTAGAAGAACTTATTTTTAGTTATTTAACTGAAGGAGATTTTTTAGTACTTGCAGGAAGTGTACCTGCTAATGTTTCTAAAGCTATTTATAAGAAATGGATACAAAGAGCCAACTTAGTTCAGGCTAAAGTTATTTTAGATGCAGACAGAGAGATGCTAAGAGAAGGGATTGATGCAGAGCCCTATCTTATCAAACCTAATATTCATGAACTTGAGGAACTCTGCGGCCAGAAAATAGAAACGATTGATAAGGCTATTAAACTTGCAAAGAGCTTATTAAAAGGTAAAACTGAGGTAATTGTAATCTCAAGAGGTGAAAAAGGATGTATTGTTGTTACACAAAATGAACAACTGATGATAGAAGGGCTTAAAGTTCCCGTTAAAAGTACTGTTGGTGCAGGAGACTCTATGGTAGCAGCGCTTGCTCATGCATTAAATAATAAAGCTTCACTTAAAGAAGCCATTACACTTGGCGTAGCGGCTAGTGCAGCGACAGTTATGCAAGAAGGTACGATTATGGGTGAATGGGATACGATAGAAGCACTCAAGCAAAAGATTAACATTATTATTTAGAAGATTGGAGATAGAAGAATGAAAACAAGAGCAGTAAGATTATATGATGTGAATACATTAAAACTAGAGGAATTTGACTTACCGGCTATTAAAGACGATGAAATACTGGCTAAAGTTGTATCAGACAGTGTTTGTATGTCAACCTATAAAGCTGTTATTCAAGGATCTAAGCATAAAAGGGTACCAGAAAACATTGCAGAACATCCAACAATTATGGGGCATGAGTTTGCAGGGGTTATAGTAGAGGTAGGTAAAAAGTGGCAAGATCAATTTAAACCAGGTGAAAAATTTGCTATTCAGCCAGCGCTTAACTATAAAGGCAGTCCTTATGCACCAGGTTATTCATTTGAATTCTTCGGTGGTAATGCAACTTATACGATTATCCCTCAAGAAGTTATGGAACTTGGATTTTTATTAAAATATGAAGGTGAAGCTTTTTATGATGCTTCATTATCAGAGCCAATGTCTTGTATTATAGGCGGTTTTCATGCAAACTACCATACAGAAACAGGCAAATATGTACATCATATGGGTATTGTTGAAGGGGGTAAAATGGCACTTTTAGCAGGTGTTGGACCTATGGGACTTGGTGCCATAGACTACGCGCTTCATTGTGACAGAAGACCAGGCATTCTTGTTGTAACTGATATTGATGAAGCAAGAATTAACCGTGCAAAAACATTATTTAGTGAAGAACATGCAAAAACATGTGGTGTTGAGCTTATTTATGTGAACACAAAAGACATTGAAGACGTACCAGCCCACCTAAATAGTATTGTAGGGGGCACAGGCTATGATGATGTTTTTGTATATGCACCTATTCGCAAACTTATTGAAGATGCAGATAAGATCTTAGGTAAAGACGGCTGTATGAATTTCTTTGCAGGTCCGACAGATACAGAGTTTTCAGCTTCTGTTAACTTTTATAACATTCATTATACACCTACCCATATTATGGGCTCGACAGGCGGTAATGATGATGATATGAGAGAGTCACTGGAAATGTCTGCAAAAGGATTAATTAATCCCGCAGTTATGATTACACATGTTGGAGGAATTGATAGCGCATCAGAGGCTATTTTAAATCTGCCCAATATTCCAGGTGGCAAGAAATTGATATATAATGGGATTGATATGCCTTTAACTGCACTTGAAGACTTTAGGACAAAAGGAGAAAGTGATCCTTTTTATAAAGAACTTGCAGATATTATTGATAAACATAAAGGATTATGGTCAGCAGAAGCAGAGCGTTATTTATTAAATCATTTAGAAAAATAAAGGAGATTATTATGGAAAAAATTACTTTAACACTCACAAACCCTCAAGGCATGCATGCAAGACCAGCAAGCCTTCTTACAAAACTTGTAAAAGATTTTAAGTCTGAAATTTATTTTTATAAAAACGACATAGATAATAAAAAGTATCAGCCAAAAAGTATTCTTTCAGTAATGTCAGTAGGAGCTGCCCAAGGGGATAAGTTAACTTTTGTTGCAGAAGGAAGTGATGAAAAAGAGGCTATTGGGGCCATTACAACTTTCATTCAAAGTGGATGTGGCGAGTAGGAGGACATTATGACCAGCATACAAGGTACACCTATATCACCGGGCATAGCAATAGGAAAAGTTCTGATAAAAAACACTGTTAAACATGATATTCTTTTTATACAGGGGAAAGACAAAGAGCAGGAAAAAGATAGGTTTCATACTGCCAGAACAAAAGCCATAGAAGAAGTGACAAAAATTTATAATGAGATGATCCAGACAAAGGGTGAAAACGAAGCACAAATATTTGATGCGCATATTACAATGCTAGAAGACATTGAATTGATAGAGGGCGTAGAAGTAGCGATTGATGAACAAAGCTGCAATGCTGAATGGGCGCTGGATTGTGTTGCAAATCAATTTATTGCTATCTTTGAAGCTATGGAAGATGCTTATATGAAAGAGCGTGCTATGGATATAAAAGATATTACCAGCCGCATTCAAAGGCTTCTTGCGGGTACTGAAGCTTTCAATATTTTAGACCTGTCAGAACCGTCTATTATTATTGCAGATGACCTCACACCTTCAGATACGGCTCAGATGAATCCGGAGTTAGTTATAGGGATTATTAACGAAATAGGGGGACCGACTTCTCATGCTGCAATTATTGCCAGAATGCTGGGAATACCTTTAGTAGTTGCACCTCACATGACTGAACTCACATCAAATGGGCAAATGATGGTTTTTGATGGAGAAACAGGGGCGATTTATACTGATCCGACTGAAGAATGTATTAAAACCTATAAAGAAAAGCAGATTAAACTCGTAAACAAAAGAGCAGCTTTAGAACAGCTTAAAGGAACCAAAAGTATCACATCAGACGGCATCAAAGTTGAGCTTGCAGGCAATATTGGTGTGCCAAAAGATGTGAAGATGGTATTAGAAAATGATGGAGAAGGCATTGGTCTTTTTAGAACAGAATTTCTTTATATGAGCAGAAGTGATTTTCCAGATGAAGAAGAGCAATTTCTTGCTTATAAAGAAGTTTTAGAAAAAATGGATGGGCGCCCAGTAGTCATAAGAACGCTTGATATAGGGGGCGATAAAGAATTAGATTATCTCGAGATTCCAAAAGAGATGAATCCCTTTTTAGGATGCAGAGCAATTCGGTTATGCCTCAAAAACCCTTTACTATGGAAAGTGCAAGTTAGAGCTTTACTTAGGGCAAGCGCTTATGGGGAGCTTCGTATTATGATACCGATGATTGCTGATATGGAAGAGTTAATAGAGGCTAAATCAGTTATAGAAGAGACAAAGGAAGAATTAAGACAACAACGTATACCGTTTAATGAGCACGTCGAAGTAGGTATGATGATGGAAACACCAGCTGCAGCGATAATGGCTGACTTGTTTGCAGAGGAAGTTGACTTTTTTAGCATTGGGACTAATGATCTTATTCAGTATACTATTGCTGTAGATCGAATGAATACAGATGTAGCACACTTATATTCATCTTACCAGCCAGCAGTTATCCGTTTAATCAAAAAAATTGTTGACAGTGCTCACGCAGCTGGTATTTGGGCTGGGATGTGCGGTGAAGCTGCAGCTGATAAAAAACTAATTCCATTATGGATTGGTATGGGGATCGACGAATTAAGTATGTCTCCGAGATCGATTTTAGAAACACGAGAACAAGTCCAGAACTTATCGCAAAAACAATGTGCACAAGTAGTTGATGAAGTAGTATTATTAAAAACTAAAAAAATGGTTGAAG carries:
- a CDS encoding TMEM165/GDT1 family protein, with translation MLQEFIRAMFLIFMAEMGDKTQILAIAFATKYKVKKVLMGIFIGSLLNHGLAVILGAYLSTLIPIQTIQIIAGFSFVVFALWSLKLEEDAEKEKKKENFGAVITVAIAFFIGELGDKTQLTTIMLAADARFPFIILMGTVSGMVITGGLGIIVGSKLGDKIPELAIKLVSASIFMFFGVTKLYAALPTAYINQVSLTIFALLLSGTTAWMLVPLFKIHKQGKLSAFKQTAKELYAFYHQMNQQMNHICLGESKCGACQKNNCIIGYTKTLIKKGNDGEETTQLYHLIDLQKSLSKNYDRDKIIEGLGITLKFIKYYQGSEDELDAVNQIRQNLEMLLFNKHIDEVKNLAKYIKYIEQIDSKAADQLIANM
- a CDS encoding BglG family transcription antiterminator, which codes for MKLTSRIKKMIHLLLEETNYITVQLIAENTNISSRTVIRELILVENWLNEKGILLEKKKGTGIRIQLGVAEREKLKESLMEEKADLIYEPEQRLVMLKAELLKKFELTKLYTLTRLFGVTEGTISADLDKLETWLEKYNLTLTRKPGLGIYIEGSEMSVRSAIISLIYEQFHEADLINLIINKEKSHAPMSMIQNKINQVILEFIDMSNIELGKKLLAYIEEHMGYQIADNSFVALIIRFSVTVKRCEQGIFISNNQEYQEPAKSEKIFSLVNKWFHMQESLPFNELPQEEIYYLAIHIKGAKLRETLSYNKISMTEDYKTIKLAKEIIYIAEKETGIYLEDNEKLLIGLVRHLRPAIYRMKMHLDIMNPLLEDIKQMYPKLFETTRKCAQVIEVKEHVNVPEDEIAYLATHIGAAIKSEKRNVRKIYRAVVACTNGIGASQLLVTEIEKEFPSIEIVEVISTIDMRALSLAEDDVDLIISTVPIANCDLPIVIVNTILGSQDKKRIKEVLENVLPEDIPDKKIKTIYFREKLKTLKLYSDLMLQVMDNFSFVERVSLEDVNELIQFVSTQVTTTSANRIELENAFIDREEKGSTILGKKGMMLLHCRSRAVNELYVMVVRLKGTILINNTRSELSEINTIIVMIAPLEITSHALEILSEITRKTITSDFAITLKQGTKEDVYMGISTILDNFIQNRVMITK
- a CDS encoding PTS mannitol transporter subunit IICB translates to MEKAKFHGGVQKFGRFLSGMVMPNIGAFIAWGLITALFIPTGWTPNENLSTLVGPMITYLLPLLIGYTGGKMVAGARGGVLGAIATMGVVVGASIPMFIGAMIMGPIGGYVIKKFDELVDGKVPSGFEMLVNNFSAGIIGTLLALAAYLGIGPVVEALSTGLGSGVQAIVNIGLLPVASIFIEPAKILFLNNAINHGVLGPLGIEQIDSLGKSIFFLLETNPGPGLGILLAYWVFSKGSIKQSAPGAIIIHFLGGIHEIYFPYVLMQPKLLLAAIAGGASGVLTFVVTGAGLVATPSPGSIFALMAMAPKGGLFQVLAGVVVSTVVTFLVASVLIKKTEEDEEGFEAAKGKMVDLKGKKSSVVQTKSSVVATKSDVQKIVVACDAGMGSSAMGASKLKSKVKKAGLNIEVINTAIEAIPKDTDIVITHEKLTDRAKSSAPNAQHISIKDFINTPVYDELVEKLKK
- a CDS encoding PTS mannitol transporter subunit IICBA; the encoded protein is MENTKLHGGVQKFGRFLSGMVMPNIGAFIAWGLITALFIPTGWTPNENLSTLVGPMITYLLPLLIGYTGGKMVSGARGGVLGAIATMGVVVGASIPMFIGAMIMGPIGGYVIKKFDELVDGKVPSGFEMLVNNFSAGIIGTLLALAAYLGIGPVVEALSTGLGSGVQAIVNIGLLPVASIFIEPAKILFLNNAINHGVLGPLGIEQVGTLGKSIFFLLETNPGPGLGILLAYWVFSKGSIKQSAPGAIIIHFLGGIHEIYFPYVLMQPKLLLAAIAGGASGVLTFVVTGAGLVATPSPGSIFALMAMAPKGGLFQVLAGVVVSTVVTFLVASVLIKKTDEDEEGFEAAKGKMVDLKGKKSSVVQTKSNDVEIRSDVNKIVVACDAGMGSSAMGASKLKSKVKKAGLNIEVINTAIEAIPKDTDIVITHEKLTDRAKSSAPNAQHISIDDFINTNVYDELVKRLAATGKTGYTPETEVQGEQNTALSKKNIKLGLKSVSKTEAIKMAGQLLVDGGYVDPEYIDAMLQREEDLTTYIGNGTAIPHGVSDAKERIHKTGISILQFPDGIDFGEGIAYLVIGIAGIGNEHLMILANLAEMLEEESKVEELRKTTDVDYMYKQFTRQ
- the pfkB gene encoding 1-phosphofructokinase, with product MIYTVTLNPAVDKTIILSNLLVDQVNRAETVREDAGGKGINVSKMIKNLKGESLALGICAGKTGVFIQDQLDKIGIKHHFIQAEGQTRTNIKIVDKRHQTYTDINETGAPVSDEVLKQLEELIFSYLTEGDFLVLAGSVPANVSKAIYKKWIQRANLVQAKVILDADREMLREGIDAEPYLIKPNIHELEELCGQKIETIDKAIKLAKSLLKGKTEVIVISRGEKGCIVVTQNEQLMIEGLKVPVKSTVGAGDSMVAALAHALNNKASLKEAITLGVAASAATVMQEGTIMGEWDTIEALKQKINIII
- a CDS encoding zinc-binding dehydrogenase, giving the protein MKTRAVRLYDVNTLKLEEFDLPAIKDDEILAKVVSDSVCMSTYKAVIQGSKHKRVPENIAEHPTIMGHEFAGVIVEVGKKWQDQFKPGEKFAIQPALNYKGSPYAPGYSFEFFGGNATYTIIPQEVMELGFLLKYEGEAFYDASLSEPMSCIIGGFHANYHTETGKYVHHMGIVEGGKMALLAGVGPMGLGAIDYALHCDRRPGILVVTDIDEARINRAKTLFSEEHAKTCGVELIYVNTKDIEDVPAHLNSIVGGTGYDDVFVYAPIRKLIEDADKILGKDGCMNFFAGPTDTEFSASVNFYNIHYTPTHIMGSTGGNDDDMRESLEMSAKGLINPAVMITHVGGIDSASEAILNLPNIPGGKKLIYNGIDMPLTALEDFRTKGESDPFYKELADIIDKHKGLWSAEAERYLLNHLEK
- a CDS encoding HPr family phosphocarrier protein encodes the protein MEKITLTLTNPQGMHARPASLLTKLVKDFKSEIYFYKNDIDNKKYQPKSILSVMSVGAAQGDKLTFVAEGSDEKEAIGAITTFIQSGCGE
- the ptsP gene encoding phosphoenolpyruvate--protein phosphotransferase, which gives rise to MTSIQGTPISPGIAIGKVLIKNTVKHDILFIQGKDKEQEKDRFHTARTKAIEEVTKIYNEMIQTKGENEAQIFDAHITMLEDIELIEGVEVAIDEQSCNAEWALDCVANQFIAIFEAMEDAYMKERAMDIKDITSRIQRLLAGTEAFNILDLSEPSIIIADDLTPSDTAQMNPELVIGIINEIGGPTSHAAIIARMLGIPLVVAPHMTELTSNGQMMVFDGETGAIYTDPTEECIKTYKEKQIKLVNKRAALEQLKGTKSITSDGIKVELAGNIGVPKDVKMVLENDGEGIGLFRTEFLYMSRSDFPDEEEQFLAYKEVLEKMDGRPVVIRTLDIGGDKELDYLEIPKEMNPFLGCRAIRLCLKNPLLWKVQVRALLRASAYGELRIMIPMIADMEELIEAKSVIEETKEELRQQRIPFNEHVEVGMMMETPAAAIMADLFAEEVDFFSIGTNDLIQYTIAVDRMNTDVAHLYSSYQPAVIRLIKKIVDSAHAAGIWAGMCGEAAADKKLIPLWIGMGIDELSMSPRSILETREQVQNLSQKQCAQVVDEVVLLKTKKMVEERLNKELTEVL